In one Sporomusa sphaeroides DSM 2875 genomic region, the following are encoded:
- a CDS encoding metal ABC transporter solute-binding protein, Zn/Mn family, translating to MIKTRMVLVVLFLLGVLVSGCGQRTAAPGDNTQQAAKIKVLASVYPVYEFVRQVGGDKVEVDILVPAGAEPHEWEPSAKDLIQVKNAKLFFFHGANFEHWIGKVTGKDVLGSTTAVEVSKGIELKEGIPHSHGHDEHNHVDEHKHEHEHEENEIDPHVWLDPVLAQKEVDNIAEALAAADTANAAYYRENAANYNKELQKLHEEYQSGLQKVKKRTIITTHAAFGYLAERYQLEQVAIMGLSPDAEPTPEKMADITKLCRERQINYIFSETIVSSKVAETLAKEAGAKVLVLHPVDALTPDEVKQGKNYLTLMRANLANLIQALE from the coding sequence ATGATAAAAACAAGGATGGTTTTGGTTGTACTTTTTCTCTTGGGGGTACTTGTCAGTGGTTGCGGTCAGAGAACAGCTGCGCCAGGCGATAATACACAGCAAGCAGCCAAAATCAAGGTTTTGGCCAGTGTTTATCCGGTATACGAATTCGTCCGGCAGGTTGGTGGCGACAAAGTCGAGGTAGATATACTTGTTCCGGCCGGAGCCGAACCGCACGAATGGGAACCATCAGCCAAGGACTTGATACAGGTTAAAAATGCAAAACTGTTTTTCTTTCACGGTGCCAATTTCGAGCATTGGATTGGCAAAGTAACGGGGAAAGACGTACTTGGCAGCACAACGGCGGTTGAGGTCAGTAAAGGTATTGAATTAAAAGAAGGCATTCCCCATAGTCATGGACATGACGAACATAACCATGTTGATGAGCATAAGCATGAGCATGAACATGAAGAAAACGAAATTGATCCGCATGTTTGGCTTGATCCTGTATTGGCCCAGAAGGAAGTAGACAACATTGCGGAAGCTCTGGCTGCTGCCGATACAGCCAATGCCGCCTATTACCGTGAAAATGCCGCTAATTATAATAAAGAGCTGCAAAAGCTTCACGAAGAGTATCAGAGCGGTTTGCAAAAGGTAAAGAAACGTACAATTATTACTACCCATGCTGCTTTTGGCTATCTGGCAGAGCGCTACCAGCTGGAACAGGTTGCCATCATGGGTTTGTCACCGGATGCCGAACCAACGCCGGAAAAGATGGCTGATATTACCAAGCTGTGTCGTGAACGGCAAATTAATTACATATTTTCGGAAACAATTGTGAGTTCCAAGGTAGCGGAAACTTTGGCTAAAGAAGCCGGTGCCAAAGTTCTGGTGTTGCATCCGGTGGATGCGTTAACCCCTGATGAAGTAAAGCAGGGGAAGAATTATCTTACACTGATGCGAGCAAACTTAGCCAATTTAATCCAGGCTCTCGAATAA
- a CDS encoding Fur family transcriptional regulator, with the protein MTVDHAASVIAVIARLKDKGYRITAQRQAMIAQLVESGQALSAFEIWEKLKVRYKDISLDTVYRNLHVLVDLEALTPINALGKESVRYELVDTSHHHHIVCVKCGQTQCIEYCPVDPRLMLVLQTHGYELVRHNLELFGVCRQCNPS; encoded by the coding sequence ATGACTGTCGATCATGCAGCAAGTGTCATCGCTGTAATAGCCCGTTTGAAAGATAAAGGCTACCGGATAACAGCCCAGCGGCAGGCTATGATTGCGCAGCTGGTTGAGTCAGGCCAAGCGTTGTCCGCCTTTGAAATTTGGGAAAAACTAAAGGTGCGCTATAAGGACATAAGCCTGGACACCGTATACCGCAATCTTCATGTTTTGGTTGACCTAGAAGCGTTAACCCCGATAAATGCCCTGGGAAAAGAAAGTGTCAGATATGAATTGGTGGACACCAGCCATCATCATCATATTGTATGTGTAAAATGCGGACAAACGCAATGTATTGAGTATTGCCCGGTAGACCCCCGCCTCATGCTGGTGTTGCAAACCCATGGCTATGAATTAGTGCGTCACAACTTAGAATTGTTCGGTGTATGCCGGCAATGCAATCCTTCTTAA
- a CDS encoding metal ABC transporter ATP-binding protein, translating to MAEINLHNITFGYNTEMVLNNITFSVAQGEFVVAVGPNGAGKSTLLKIMAGLIEPLAGHVLIDNQTVYTAARQGILGYVPQHYAQNTAAFPATVEEIVALGLVNYSSLLKKEKGARHIVRHMLELVGMDKLKDRRIGELSGGQQQRVMVARALAGNPQLLLLDEPTSGIDYAASAKIYELLGQLNSTLGITIVMVSHDIENATHFASKVACINRSLCFFGDSEQFHSSHATMRHLWYYSGFTG from the coding sequence ATGGCTGAAATTAACTTACATAATATTACATTCGGGTACAACACAGAAATGGTGCTTAATAATATTACCTTTTCTGTAGCTCAGGGTGAATTTGTAGTAGCGGTTGGTCCTAATGGTGCGGGGAAAAGTACGCTGTTAAAAATTATGGCCGGACTTATCGAGCCCCTGGCCGGTCACGTGTTGATTGACAACCAGACGGTTTATACCGCTGCCAGGCAGGGAATACTTGGCTATGTGCCACAGCATTATGCCCAGAATACGGCAGCTTTTCCGGCAACTGTCGAAGAAATTGTGGCATTGGGGCTTGTTAATTATTCCAGTTTGCTAAAGAAGGAAAAAGGAGCCAGGCATATTGTCCGGCATATGCTGGAATTGGTGGGGATGGATAAGCTAAAAGACCGCCGGATTGGCGAACTATCCGGCGGCCAGCAGCAGCGGGTAATGGTAGCACGGGCTCTGGCCGGTAATCCGCAATTATTACTGCTGGACGAACCGACCAGTGGTATCGACTATGCCGCCAGTGCCAAAATTTATGAACTACTGGGTCAGCTTAACAGCACACTAGGCATTACCATTGTTATGGTTTCCCACGATATTGAAAACGCTACCCATTTTGCCAGTAAAGTAGCGTGTATTAATCGCAGCCTGTGTTTTTTTGGTGACAGTGAACAATTTCATTCCAGTCATGCCACTATGCGGCATTTGTGGTATTATTCCGGCTTCACAGGCTAA
- a CDS encoding metal ABC transporter permease produces the protein MEILQYDFMQRAFLAGFITAVICPVLGMFIVVRRQSLIGDGLGHIAFAGVTGGYLAGIYPAIGAFTLTVAGAVGIELVRRHRTQMADTALAIFFYAGIALAIIFSTITRIPSASLLGFLFGSILTVSWQDVLVIIGCGIVVLGVVFSHFNKLTLVAFDEDVAKVAGIHTSAVNMALSIVTAITVVTGMMVVGILMVSALMIVPVAAAEQLGKGFKATLGWAILLAVLSVGCGLTAAFYLDIAPGGSIIITAILCYLATAIYRQLHRYWQRTESHSQIINL, from the coding sequence TTGGAAATATTGCAATACGACTTTATGCAGCGGGCTTTTTTAGCCGGGTTTATAACGGCTGTCATTTGCCCGGTTTTGGGGATGTTTATTGTGGTACGCCGGCAGTCGCTGATCGGTGACGGGTTAGGACATATTGCTTTTGCCGGAGTAACAGGCGGTTATCTGGCAGGTATTTACCCGGCGATAGGAGCATTTACATTAACCGTTGCCGGGGCTGTCGGTATTGAGCTTGTACGGCGCCACCGCACCCAAATGGCAGATACTGCGTTGGCTATTTTTTTCTATGCGGGAATAGCGTTAGCGATAATTTTTAGTACTATTACCCGGATACCCAGCGCCAGTTTGCTGGGATTTCTGTTCGGCAGTATCCTTACAGTATCCTGGCAAGACGTCCTGGTGATTATCGGGTGTGGCATTGTTGTTTTGGGAGTGGTATTTAGCCATTTTAACAAACTTACTTTGGTTGCTTTTGATGAAGACGTGGCCAAAGTTGCGGGCATTCATACCAGTGCGGTGAATATGGCATTAAGTATAGTTACGGCCATTACTGTTGTTACCGGTATGATGGTGGTAGGGATTCTTATGGTGAGCGCTTTGATGATTGTGCCGGTAGCGGCAGCGGAACAATTGGGGAAAGGCTTTAAGGCTACGCTGGGCTGGGCAATTCTGTTGGCTGTATTGTCAGTAGGGTGCGGTCTGACGGCAGCATTTTACCTGGATATTGCACCAGGCGGTTCCATCATTATTACCGCAATTTTGTGCTATCTGGCAACGGCCATTTACCGTCAGCTTCACCGTTATTGGCAGCGGACAGAGTCCCACAGCCAGATAATCAACTTGTAA
- a CDS encoding HD domain-containing protein, with product MDYNRQQAWQLLRQHVHSEVLLKHCLAVEIAMRAYAAKFGEDIEYWGAVGLLHDVDFEKFPDDHPHHARELLSAAGYNSQFITDVEAHARDWQPERTLLQKTLLAVDELTGFIIACALVRPDKSLGNLELKSVMKKMKDKAFARAVNRETITVSAAAMDVDFKEHVEFVTHALARAVTLPEYQELPLIG from the coding sequence ATGGACTACAACAGACAACAGGCTTGGCAGCTTTTGCGTCAGCATGTACATAGTGAGGTTCTGCTAAAGCATTGCCTGGCGGTTGAAATTGCGATGCGGGCCTATGCAGCTAAATTTGGTGAAGACATTGAATACTGGGGAGCTGTAGGGCTGCTGCATGATGTTGATTTTGAAAAATTCCCGGATGATCATCCCCATCATGCCCGGGAATTACTCTCGGCAGCCGGGTATAACAGTCAGTTTATCACCGATGTTGAAGCCCATGCCCGTGACTGGCAACCGGAGCGCACCTTGTTGCAAAAAACGCTGCTGGCAGTTGACGAACTGACCGGCTTTATCATTGCCTGTGCTTTGGTGCGCCCGGATAAGAGCTTAGGAAATCTGGAACTAAAATCGGTTATGAAGAAAATGAAAGACAAAGCTTTTGCCCGTGCGGTAAACCGTGAGACCATTACAGTCAGCGCAGCCGCCATGGACGTTGATTTTAAAGAACATGTTGAATTTGTTACCCATGCGCTGGCCCGGGCAGTGACTCTGCCTGAATATCAAGAGCTGCCGCTTATTGGTTAG
- the yyaC gene encoding spore protease YyaC produces the protein MAKHVLNKLTVNLHDSNSREKLYDHLIMLLKCQEGIHLRPLVVLCIGSDRYTGDALGPLIGTYLEEYTECHVYGTLEQPVHAGNFVEMLNIIKHRFHHPLIIAIDACLGKSHEIGNIEVWQGGLAAGIAVGNRLPTVGDISIIGVVNAQSQIGYLDLQSTPLSKVMKISKVISEVLTEAMNTIQVETMPACTQSMAK, from the coding sequence ATGGCAAAACATGTTCTGAATAAGCTAACCGTTAATCTGCATGATTCCAATAGCCGGGAAAAACTATATGACCATCTGATAATGCTATTAAAGTGTCAGGAAGGGATACACTTACGGCCGTTGGTGGTACTGTGCATTGGCTCTGACCGCTATACCGGTGATGCTTTGGGGCCGCTAATCGGAACCTATCTGGAAGAATACACCGAATGCCATGTGTATGGTACATTGGAGCAGCCTGTTCACGCCGGTAATTTCGTCGAAATGCTTAATATTATTAAGCATCGGTTTCATCATCCGCTTATTATTGCCATTGACGCTTGCCTGGGGAAAAGCCATGAGATCGGCAATATTGAAGTTTGGCAAGGCGGATTGGCTGCAGGCATTGCTGTCGGCAACCGGCTGCCTACTGTTGGTGATATATCAATTATTGGTGTGGTGAATGCGCAAAGCCAGATAGGTTACCTTGATTTGCAGAGTACGCCGCTGTCTAAGGTAATGAAAATAAGCAAAGTGATTAGCGAAGTGCTTACCGAAGCAATGAACACCATCCAGGTTGAAACAATGCCGGCCTGCACTCAGTCTATGGCTAAATGA
- the ltrA gene encoding group II intron reverse transcriptase/maturase yields the protein MLREQKTSKMGYPCEDMLETKSSRGARSMASLEPVIKNRVNLLEEILNKDNLNAAYLQVKSKKGAAGVDGMEVGAMLGWLKENKEEFLAKLRTGKYKPQPVRRVEIPKPDGGKRKLGIPTVLDRLLQQAIAQILQPIFEKTFSENSYGFRPGRNAHQAISKTKGYYEEGYTKAVDLDLAQYFDTVNHDILINMLREEVKDERVIKLIRKYLKSGVMEGGLVSRTEAGTPQGGNLSPLLSNIYLTKFDKLLESRGHKFVRYADDCNIYVKTPRAAKRIMESCIRYLEGTLKLTVNRKKSRIGSPLREKFLGFSLHKVVGKVGIRPHAKVIRRFKQKVKKITGRNRGRSIKDILRELKEYTNGWLNYYAIGDMRAKMQELNQWIRRRLRMFLWKQWKKISTKHDNLKRLGLDSGKAWEYANTRLGYWRIAGSVILNRTLTDKYLESLGYMNIAKRYEVLHLR from the coding sequence ATGTTAAGAGAGCAGAAAACCAGTAAAATGGGCTACCCCTGTGAGGATATGTTAGAAACAAAAAGTAGCAGGGGAGCGCGGAGCATGGCATCACTAGAGCCTGTAATAAAGAACCGCGTAAATCTGTTAGAAGAAATCCTAAACAAAGACAATCTTAATGCAGCCTACCTTCAGGTGAAGAGTAAGAAAGGTGCTGCAGGAGTAGATGGCATGGAAGTAGGTGCGATGCTGGGCTGGTTAAAGGAAAACAAGGAAGAATTCCTTGCAAAGCTGAGAACTGGAAAATACAAACCCCAGCCGGTACGACGGGTAGAAATCCCGAAGCCGGATGGAGGTAAGAGAAAGCTGGGAATACCAACGGTATTAGACAGGTTGCTACAGCAGGCGATAGCACAGATATTACAGCCAATCTTTGAAAAAACATTTTCCGAAAACAGTTATGGCTTTCGCCCAGGAAGGAACGCGCACCAAGCCATAAGCAAGACAAAAGGCTACTACGAGGAAGGATACACGAAAGCCGTCGACCTTGATCTGGCGCAGTATTTTGACACGGTAAATCATGACATTCTAATTAATATGCTCCGGGAAGAAGTAAAGGATGAGAGAGTAATAAAGCTCATCCGGAAGTATTTGAAAAGCGGAGTAATGGAAGGCGGGTTAGTAAGTCGAACAGAAGCGGGAACACCCCAGGGAGGAAACCTATCGCCGCTGTTATCTAATATTTATCTAACGAAGTTCGATAAACTGCTGGAAAGCAGAGGACATAAATTCGTGAGATATGCCGATGACTGTAATATTTACGTAAAAACGCCAAGAGCAGCAAAACGAATCATGGAAAGTTGTATTCGGTATTTAGAAGGGACACTGAAACTGACTGTGAACCGAAAGAAAAGCCGGATAGGCAGTCCGCTGCGAGAGAAGTTCCTAGGGTTTTCGTTACATAAAGTAGTTGGTAAAGTAGGAATCCGCCCCCATGCGAAGGTAATCCGGAGATTCAAGCAGAAGGTGAAGAAAATAACCGGGCGAAATCGCGGTCGGTCAATAAAAGACATTCTGAGGGAATTGAAAGAGTACACAAATGGATGGCTAAATTACTACGCCATAGGAGATATGCGGGCAAAGATGCAGGAGTTGAACCAGTGGATACGGCGCAGGCTGAGGATGTTCTTGTGGAAACAATGGAAGAAAATCTCCACAAAGCATGACAATCTGAAAAGATTGGGGCTAGATAGTGGCAAAGCGTGGGAATACGCTAATACAAGATTGGGATATTGGCGAATTGCTGGGAGTGTAATTCTGAACAGGACACTAACAGATAAATACCTCGAATCCCTTGGCTACATGAACATAGCAAAGAGATACGAGGTATTGCATTTACGTTAA
- a CDS encoding sigma-70 family RNA polymerase sigma factor yields the protein MALTFITVLAASVIKGITLLVSYIANNTFPLPLSEKDERIYLQRLKNGEEEARNVLIERNLRLVAHIVKKFDNTGEDVDDLISIGTIGLIKAINTFDPAKKIRLATYAARCIENEILMHLRSTRRIRSEVSLYDPIGVDKEGNEITLNGYLFKQSQLRITWVKWDAAPE from the coding sequence ATGGCTCTTACGTTTATTACGGTATTAGCAGCTTCGGTAATTAAAGGCATCACCCTGCTCGTCTCTTATATAGCAAACAATACTTTCCCTTTGCCGCTGTCGGAGAAAGATGAACGTATTTATTTGCAGCGGTTAAAGAACGGGGAGGAAGAAGCCCGAAACGTATTAATTGAACGCAATCTGAGATTAGTGGCACACATTGTCAAGAAGTTTGATAACACTGGCGAAGATGTTGATGATCTCATTTCCATCGGCACGATAGGTCTTATTAAAGCCATTAACACATTTGACCCTGCCAAGAAGATCAGGTTGGCTACCTATGCAGCCAGATGCATTGAGAATGAAATACTCATGCATTTAAGAAGTACCCGCCGCATACGCAGTGAAGTTAGTTTGTATGACCCGATCGGGGTTGATAAGGAAGGAAATGAAATAACACTGAATGGTTATCTGTTTAAGCAATCACAGCTGCGCATTACCTGGGTAAAATGGGATGCAGCACCAGAATGA